atccttcgtaaaatatatgcacCAGTTTTCGTTAATGCAGAACATAGGCGTCCAtaaaccatgagctgtatgacgacgatagcataattAAACGCATCCAAAAACAATGGTTGCGTTAGCTAGGTCATATTGTaggaatggatgaaaaagctccagcaaaaagtcttttgaaggcgaccataataGAATAAGCAGAACGGGGAGACCAAGTCTAGAAAGTCTATTCTATGGTCGGCTAGAGGAATAGATTCTCTGAAATGGACAATTAAAGCGAAGTAAGGTACacattttttttaggttttatTTAAGAAGTCTCGTGATGaacatttatgaaattttgaaactttATTCTCTCATTTGAGGGGAAAAGTAAAAGTCAAATTTAATACCTCGAAGGGAAAAACTTCTTCGATTctattaaagaatttttataacATTGCAAATGTTTCCATAGGCGAAAGAGAAAATTAATTCTAGAATACATCCTTTTTACTATCAAATCTTTAGCCAGCCGCATATTTCACTACATGATTGTGGAAGTATTATATGAAGAGAGTCGATGGCGTAACATTTTTGACCACCGACTGTTAACTAAACTCATCCTTTTGCGAAGACAGAACTATGTACATACAAGATGTCTGAGCAGTATATACTTGGCTATTATCCTATGAGTTAATATTCaaccagagtagttttggctcaaCAACGCTCCGGTAGTTACAACTGACGCAATTCCTACTGTACTACAATTCCTACAACAAACTAGATATGTGTCCTGCTTGCTTGTAACCAGAAACAACACGTTAAAACTTCACTCGATTTCGTCTTCCCAGCCAATCCTACTCGACTTCTTATCAGATCACTTTGAAAGCACCCGCCTCAAGTTGTAGAATTTTTAGATCTGCATATTTAACAGAACCCAGAACAGACGGAACAACAGCAAAGACCCTTTAACACCGGTAGCATTCATGATATAGGCATTAACTGTTGAAAATAGATTATTTCACTTAATTGTCATGCTTACTTACCTATGTAGAGTCCATGCGTTGTtatcaaaataaaaagttcCAAAAGCAAAACAGCCACTATGGATGTAACTGGGGTAAACCATGAATTCCATACAAGATTACCATAATTATGAAAAATAATCGAAAGGTTAACCAACAAAATCGTATTGAAACCAGATACCACACAAAAAGCTTTCCCATTGTGCTTCACCATGGTACGATGAAAATCGTGAAACCCATTCATTCTTAAATTATTGTGATGTCTTTGTAAAAAGGAATTAAAGAGCtgagagaaaaagaaaaattattaataaattcaTATTCAGTTCATATAATTGTTTTGAAGTTATAACTTACAAGGGTTATTATCCATAAGACCCCTCGACAGgttgtcaaaataaaacaagccTGGGCATTTTTCTCTTCCGGCCATATAAACACTAAGACTATGGCCACAAGTAGGAAAATTATTGCAATTAAAAGGTGGATGctgcaaaatataaaaataagtaaTATGTGTTTTTAATTTAGGTTATGACTTTCTTGTGGTTTTTGAAGGATCTAAAGAAAGAAATATGTACGTACGTACTGGATACAAGgcattgctttaaaaaaaaataccaagttCTATTAAAGAAATGAGGAAAACATATCAATTCGGTTCGATTCATGTTCACCTCAATGATGATAGAAGTCATCCCTTTAAAACCTGGCACGATGGACGTTCATAGAAATGCTTTGTATTgccaaaaattctataaaactaaaaaatcacTGTTAGAATCCTAGTAATGAAAGGATTTCCGTTCAGAATATTTTATTCTATCAAAAAATTCTACATTTGCCCATGAGCAGagccaaacttcttacatatcaatgcatatcaatgaatgctgtccgattctagttttaaGCTGAATGgtaagcctcctttttatagccgagtccgaagggcgtgccgcagtgcaacacctctttagcattaggagggcataaccatCGCTGGGAATATTTACTGacgttctcgtcaggattcgacccacgtgttcagcgtcataggcggacatgataacctctgcgctacggtggtctccactgCACATTATTTCATTCCGAGCGACCTTATGTTTGCAATATCTGTTTGAGTTTTTTGCAAAAGCACTCGAATTCTTTTCAGGTCACGATGTATTAGATGAGGATAActtttagtggcagtctgcatcagactcacttagacattaaTTTTATTCAATTGTTATAAAACAACAGTTGTTCTATAGTTAATATCGCTAAATAACAGACATACGAAATTGAAAAGGAATCGGCATGAAGATCGGTATCTTACGGGGTAGTTcgccaaaaaaaatttagttggcATACCCCCTAATTTTGACCCCAGGAAACCGAAAATTAAGTCCGTTTTTGGGGATAGGGCCCGTGGACACCACTTAGGGCCGGCTTTGAGATATTCTCCTCCATATGTCCAACAATGGGAAATAGacaaaagtatttaaaataaaactctaTTTGCCTATCAAAGTTGGACAAAATTTGACGGCCTTCGGCCGGGTTTGAGTTTATATCGTCCTCCATATGTCCCACAGTGGGAAATAGCaaaagtattttaaataaaactatgtGACTTCCAaagttttttgtaaaaaagtgcgatttttttgaaaatgtttttattttttggtaaatatgtatttgttttaatttaattgttgttgttgtaaccacattttcatgtggcgaTGGTGATTgtcgtcaagctcctgcagaTGAGCATGCTCGTTCCGGgccaaaagaccgatcgccgcgagaacaggATTTTTAATTTAGAGTCCTTCTAGAGCTTAATTTCTTGCATATACGTTATCTTCTCAttcaatttgatacccatagtgTGTAGGTTTAATAGGGTTCCAAATTCTCAAGACCCTGTAGGGAAGGCCCGGGTCAAAATTTTCGACCTTTGtttgcatattcgtaatctaataatcaatacctttcatttgatacccatattgcctaggttggacTACTTCCCCCCAAGGGGAGGTTTTTGGCTCCTAGGGGAGTCCACAGGCCCGAGCCCCAAAAATGGACTTCATATTCGGGTTCCTGGGGTCGAAATTAGGGGGTATgacaaaaatttgattttttgcgaACTGAAGATCTGGAGCCTTTTGAGGGCTATAGATGCCTAGCGAAGACTCTGCAACACTCGTGGTTTCAGTAGCAGCTAACTTGTTAAGCTTGATACCAGTGTGCAGTTTTTGAGCCATTGAATCCTTCCTAGCTAAGGACTGCTTCCACTCAGAAAATTTGCATCTGCAATAACGGTAT
This Stomoxys calcitrans chromosome 2, idStoCalc2.1, whole genome shotgun sequence DNA region includes the following protein-coding sequences:
- the LOC106082485 gene encoding transmembrane protein 192 isoform X2, which codes for MDSQNMDDISVTDIEPILTSSGNEFKKLKTIPASCIHLLIAIIFLLVAIVLVFIWPEEKNAQACFILTTCRGVLWIITLLFNSFLQRHHNNLRMNGFHDFHRTMVKHNGKAFCVVSGFNTILLVNLSIIFHNYGNLVWNSWFTPVTSIVAVLLLELFILITTHGLYIVQVYNFNKSASSPDALLGSNMPAGSLGLMQPDGNVAELLEKQADLIAYLKDHNQKLNQKLHSMQLTTRASSYNR
- the LOC106082485 gene encoding transmembrane protein 192 isoform X1 — its product is MVDSQNMDDISVTDIEPILTSSGNEFKKLKTIPASCIHLLIAIIFLLVAIVLVFIWPEEKNAQACFILTTCRGVLWIITLLFNSFLQRHHNNLRMNGFHDFHRTMVKHNGKAFCVVSGFNTILLVNLSIIFHNYGNLVWNSWFTPVTSIVAVLLLELFILITTHGLYIVQVYNFNKSASSPDALLGSNMPAGSLGLMQPDGNVAELLEKQADLIAYLKDHNQKLNQKLHSMQLTTRASSYNR